DNA from Helicobacter pylori:
GAGCCATAAGGGGGTGTGGTGAGAGCGCAGCCATTGTTTTTTAATCGTGCGAGAAAAACGCTTAGATTCCCCAGCGGCTAATAAAACAACGCTCGTTTGTTTAACAAGCGTTTCTAGCGTTTCTTTAGTTTCAAAAGGATCTTCTTCTAAACTTTCTAAAGAAAGTTTAAAAGCTTCCCCATTCACTCTAATCAAGGACATGCGATTAACAACCCACCCCTATCATTTCACCAAAATGATTCTATAACCTTGGTTCAAGTCTAAAACTAAGAATCGTTTGGGTTTGCCTTTATATTTTTCTAAAGCATGGTTAAAATCTGCAACGCTTTTCACTTCAATCTCTTCAATTTTTGTGATGATGTTGCCTTGCCTGAAGCCGGCTTGCTCTGCTGGAGAATTTTCATTCACTTGAGAGACTAAAACCCCTTGAACGTCATCGCTCAAACGCATAGACCTTTTGGTTTTTTGGGTTAAATCTTCTACTTGAAGCCCGTTCAACTGGCCTTGCGTACCGTTTTGAGCAGAAATGGTTTCTTTTTTGTTAGGGTTTTTCCTTTCGGCTAGGGTGAGGGTGAAGGCGCGTTCTTTTTTGTCTCTAATGACTTTTAAGGTTACTCTTTGATTGGGTAGCATGGAGCCGATTAGGTTTCTTAATTCATTCGTGTTTTTAACCTTTTTCCCATTGACTTCAGTGATCAAATCCCACACCAAAATCCCTGCTTTTTTGGCCGGAGAGTCTTTTTCTACGCTAATAACCACCGCCCCTTCTTTATTGTCGTAAGAATTTTGCAAATCGCCGCTCAAATCTTGCAAGCCCACGCCCAAGTAACCTCTTTCAATCTTACCGGTTTTGATGAGTTGGGTTACAATATCTTTAACCATGTTAGAAGGGATGGCAAAGCCAATGCCGTGGTTGCCCCCGGTTTTAGAAATGATAGCGGTATTGATCCCCACTAACCCTCCACGGCTGTCAATTAAAGCACCGCCAGAATTTCCAGGATTGATGGAAGCGTCTGTTTGAATGAAATTTTCATAGCTGTTGATGCCAATCCCGCTTTTATTGAGCGCTGAAACAATGCCTTGAGTAACGCTTTCGCCCACGCCAAAAGGGTTACCAATCGCAAAAACCAAATCGCCCACTAAAATATCATTAGAGTCAGAGAACTTGATCGTGGGTAAATTGTCTTTAGTGATGCGAATCACGGCTAAATCGCTTTCAGAATCCGTTCCTACTAAAGTGGCGGAATATTCTTTATTGCTCCCTGGAATGGTTACTTTAATCTTATCCGCGCCATCAATCACATGGTTATTCGTAACGATATAGCCATCTTTAGAAATGATGACGCCGCTGCCTAAAGCCCTTTCCATTCTTTCTTTAGGGATCATACCGCCCAAATCCCCGAAAAATTGTTGGAAAAAGGGGTCGTTAAACACACCGCCACCTATAAAGTTGTTTTTAATCTTCTTTTCAGTGGAGATATTCACCACCGCTTTAATAGAATCCTTAATAGAATCGTGGTAAGAATAGATCGTATCCTCTTTAGAGGGGACGCTTATTCGCTCTTTCACTTTGGGCATGCTTTGGATTTGGATATTGCCCGCATTCAAGCTTAACGCTAAAGCCAAAGAAATAAAAAGGGTTTTTTTCATCATGGTTACTTCCTTAAAATGTGCTAAACTTCAAAATTAAAAAAAGATTATATCAAATCTTTTTTGTTATTTTCATTAGCTTTTTGTGTAAAATAGTATCCAATGTAACACACAACAGCAAAAACAATCGTTAAAATCATCCCAATGCGTTGATCCTTATCCAT
Protein-coding regions in this window:
- a CDS encoding Do family serine endopeptidase, whose protein sequence is MMKKTLFISLALALSLNAGNIQIQSMPKVKERISVPSKEDTIYSYHDSIKDSIKAVVNISTEKKIKNNFIGGGVFNDPFFQQFFGDLGGMIPKERMERALGSGVIISKDGYIVTNNHVIDGADKIKVTIPGSNKEYSATLVGTDSESDLAVIRITKDNLPTIKFSDSNDILVGDLVFAIGNPFGVGESVTQGIVSALNKSGIGINSYENFIQTDASINPGNSGGALIDSRGGLVGINTAIISKTGGNHGIGFAIPSNMVKDIVTQLIKTGKIERGYLGVGLQDLSGDLQNSYDNKEGAVVISVEKDSPAKKAGILVWDLITEVNGKKVKNTNELRNLIGSMLPNQRVTLKVIRDKKERAFTLTLAERKNPNKKETISAQNGTQGQLNGLQVEDLTQKTKRSMRLSDDVQGVLVSQVNENSPAEQAGFRQGNIITKIEEIEVKSVADFNHALEKYKGKPKRFLVLDLNQGYRIILVK